One genomic region from Thermogemmatispora onikobensis encodes:
- a CDS encoding MGH1-like glycoside hydrolase domain-containing protein has protein sequence MIPRDDFTPHGYLDNPFHSWKLNPSGVLRSRPPLGMGWHVPNLGSYVRNQFQYSAHLNIGLRLGDDLLLITPEDFQRQGCALNSPLHTRNRFAYNCIVPSHNLLVHAVYFLVEEHVLGCLLSLTATGESRLRVTCYVQHEHTHNPFTSRLWEHGLYGRALPGGNLAMLGIASEGDVFIHGWLAVDDGPAPQPGEPIYTVSQAELGARLRGAAVAPPTVTQADPETGWQVRTLTLPCTVELMADGEERRLLLLLARGVSLDQSYRRWREAQAGFQAALREREQEDEAFWTRAPQLSGDWPATWRRGFVYDQETLRMVIRPPCGLLKGAWDGMQIQAPRLVLAEAALDALALSYAAPELAEEVLLTHFTEAPHSNLPCMREDGSYNMVADDGQICGTAPEWGYPLYCCDLLFRRSGNRAWLRRLYPAAAAYLRWWLEHRRDADGWLVYACSWESGQDVSSRFGPQQTGGTLIQHVRPVDLQASMAQGAAIVTRWATILAQEEVDGSERASSAGPLLSREEWQAEAAWWQRIADEFTVKTRRMWQHGWFRDYDSQRQQWSSERDAMHLAPVFCGAAGWGQSEQLQEALRHPPTHSGGWAPLCWPPVALTVIGAADAAGLPEVAAELAAQFIADGYRHLDRRSFSAEEGLPGVTREYRQARWQGTMLEYVTAGIEGYGWGALGLHLLLRYLLGLREEEAGQLTVQPMLPRALRRPGSRYHAGPIQWGPFALQATCSVGDGDHYHFNLTASERSGSAAHWEWEGRWGESRLIQLSSS, from the coding sequence ATGATTCCGCGCGATGATTTTACGCCGCATGGCTATCTAGACAATCCTTTCCACAGTTGGAAGCTGAATCCGAGCGGTGTGCTTCGCAGCCGCCCGCCGCTTGGCATGGGCTGGCACGTCCCTAATCTGGGCAGCTATGTGCGCAACCAGTTTCAATACAGCGCTCATCTGAATATTGGGCTGCGCCTCGGCGATGATCTCTTGCTGATTACGCCGGAAGATTTCCAGCGCCAGGGCTGCGCTCTCAATAGCCCTCTCCATACCAGGAATCGCTTCGCCTACAATTGTATTGTCCCCTCACACAATCTGCTGGTGCACGCTGTGTATTTCCTGGTTGAGGAGCATGTGCTTGGCTGTCTGCTCTCGTTGACGGCCACGGGCGAGTCGAGGCTGCGGGTGACCTGTTATGTTCAGCACGAGCACACCCACAATCCCTTTACGAGTCGCCTGTGGGAGCACGGTCTCTATGGGCGTGCCCTGCCTGGGGGCAATCTGGCCATGTTAGGCATAGCCAGCGAGGGTGACGTCTTCATCCACGGCTGGCTAGCTGTCGACGACGGTCCTGCGCCCCAGCCAGGAGAGCCGATCTATACTGTCTCTCAGGCCGAACTGGGCGCCCGACTACGTGGGGCCGCGGTGGCCCCACCAACGGTGACGCAGGCAGACCCCGAGACAGGCTGGCAGGTGCGCACGCTGACGCTGCCTTGCACCGTGGAGCTGATGGCGGATGGCGAGGAGCGCCGCCTGCTGCTCTTGCTGGCGCGTGGGGTCTCGCTTGATCAGAGCTACCGCCGCTGGCGTGAGGCTCAGGCAGGCTTCCAGGCGGCCTTGAGGGAGCGAGAGCAAGAGGACGAGGCTTTCTGGACACGGGCGCCCCAGCTGTCGGGCGACTGGCCAGCGACCTGGCGCCGCGGCTTCGTCTATGATCAGGAAACCTTGCGCATGGTGATTCGCCCTCCTTGCGGTCTGCTTAAGGGAGCCTGGGACGGCATGCAGATCCAGGCTCCGCGCCTGGTGCTGGCTGAGGCCGCCCTGGATGCCCTGGCTCTCAGCTATGCGGCGCCCGAGTTGGCTGAGGAGGTGCTCTTGACCCACTTTACGGAGGCACCCCACTCCAATCTTCCCTGTATGCGTGAGGATGGCAGCTACAATATGGTGGCCGACGATGGGCAGATCTGCGGGACCGCTCCGGAGTGGGGCTATCCCCTCTATTGCTGCGATCTGCTCTTCCGGCGCAGCGGTAACCGGGCCTGGCTCCGGCGCCTCTATCCCGCTGCCGCCGCTTATCTGCGCTGGTGGCTGGAGCATCGCCGCGATGCCGACGGTTGGCTGGTCTACGCCTGCTCCTGGGAGAGCGGTCAGGATGTGTCGAGTCGCTTTGGACCGCAGCAAACCGGGGGGACGCTTATTCAGCATGTGCGTCCGGTGGATCTGCAGGCCAGCATGGCCCAGGGAGCAGCCATTGTGACACGCTGGGCCACGATTCTGGCGCAAGAGGAGGTGGATGGCTCAGAGCGAGCCTCCTCTGCCGGCCCGCTTCTCAGCCGCGAGGAGTGGCAGGCTGAGGCCGCCTGGTGGCAACGTATCGCCGATGAATTCACGGTCAAGACGCGGCGTATGTGGCAGCATGGCTGGTTCCGAGACTACGATTCCCAACGCCAACAATGGTCGAGCGAACGGGATGCCATGCACCTGGCCCCCGTCTTTTGTGGCGCGGCTGGCTGGGGTCAGAGCGAGCAGCTGCAGGAAGCGCTGCGCCATCCCCCGACTCACAGTGGAGGCTGGGCCCCACTCTGCTGGCCCCCAGTGGCGTTGACCGTCATCGGAGCCGCCGACGCTGCCGGCCTGCCCGAGGTGGCCGCTGAACTCGCCGCCCAGTTCATCGCCGATGGCTATCGCCATCTCGACCGACGCTCCTTCAGCGCCGAAGAAGGTTTACCCGGGGTGACCCGCGAATATCGCCAGGCCCGCTGGCAGGGCACCATGCTGGAGTACGTCACCGCCGGTATTGAAGGCTATGGCTGGGGCGCCTTGGGCCTGCATCTCTTGCTACGCTACCTGCTCGGTCTGCGCGAAGAAGAGGCGGGCCAGCTTACAGTGCAACCCATGCTGCCCCGCGCTCTGCGCCGACCCGGCAGCCGCTACCACGCGGGTCCGATCCAGTGGGGTCCCTTTGCTCTGCAGGCCACCTGCTCTGTGGGCGATGGCGACCACTACCACTTTAACCTGACGGCAAGCGAGCGCAGTGGTAGCGCTGCGCACTGGGAGTGGGAAGGACGCTGGGGAGAGAGTCGCCTCATCCAGCTCAGCTCTTCCTGA
- a CDS encoding Tex family protein, with the protein MTQSADEEILPVSELARLLSTELQLSSEQIARTLTLLDEGNTIPFIARYRKEVTGSLDEVQIQAIADRAAALRALFERKADVRRLIAAQGKLTPELEAAIMAARTLQEVEDLYLPYRPKRKTRASVAREKGLLPLAELILQQPELAGDPATVLEEQARPVIDPEKGVETALEAYAGARDIVAEIVAEDANVRGAVRALFFQQATVSARPVDPEALAEKDPKGTYRIYYDFHEGVERMVPHRVLALNRAEREEVLRVSVTLDYEQARPAITTHYPIKETSPFAAQLAQAIEDGYKRLLAPAMEREVRVELTRKAEEHAIGIFAANLRHLLLQPPLRGYRVLGIDPGYRTGCKLAVVDETGKYLTSDTIYLHQEEKARQTLRRLIAEYELKVIAIGNGTASRETEQLVAGLIRQLEEETGRRGEIGYVIVNEAGASVYSASEIARQEFPTLDATQRGTISIARRLQDPLAELVKIDPRALGVGLYQHDVDQKALAEMLERVVVSCVNFAGVDLNSASAALLKHVAGINSRVATAIVKYREEHGPFRSRDELLKVPGLGPATFTQAAGFLKIANGVEMLDNTFIHPESYSAARALLAMLPEGSDGGLKPAERVAQFRRLVKLQSTLGRSRRRHGQDGELDGEQAAWADIARKIGVGLPTLLDILENLEKPGLDPRDELPPPILRHDVLKLEDLKPGMVLQGTVRNVVDFGAFVDIGVKRDGLVHISELADRYVRDPLAVVAVGQVVQVRVLAVDLQREQIQLSMRGLGGSGR; encoded by the coding sequence ATGACACAGAGCGCGGACGAGGAGATTCTCCCCGTTTCCGAGTTGGCGCGCCTGCTGAGCACCGAGCTGCAGCTATCCAGCGAGCAGATTGCGCGCACCCTCACCTTGCTGGACGAAGGCAACACCATTCCCTTCATCGCCCGCTATCGTAAGGAGGTCACGGGAAGCCTCGACGAGGTCCAGATCCAGGCTATTGCCGATCGCGCGGCGGCCCTGCGCGCCCTCTTTGAGCGCAAGGCCGATGTGCGCCGTTTGATCGCAGCCCAGGGGAAGCTCACGCCAGAGCTGGAAGCGGCCATCATGGCGGCTCGCACCCTGCAGGAAGTGGAGGACCTCTATCTCCCTTACCGACCGAAGCGCAAAACCCGGGCCAGTGTGGCGCGCGAGAAGGGGCTGCTGCCGCTGGCAGAGCTGATTCTGCAGCAACCAGAGCTAGCGGGCGATCCAGCCACGGTGCTGGAGGAGCAGGCGCGCCCCGTCATCGATCCCGAGAAGGGCGTCGAGACGGCCCTGGAAGCCTATGCCGGGGCACGCGATATTGTGGCTGAAATCGTCGCCGAAGATGCCAACGTGCGCGGCGCTGTTCGCGCTCTCTTCTTCCAGCAGGCCACAGTCAGCGCTCGCCCCGTTGATCCCGAGGCACTGGCCGAGAAAGATCCCAAGGGAACCTACCGTATCTATTATGACTTTCACGAAGGGGTCGAGCGGATGGTTCCGCATCGCGTCCTCGCCCTCAATCGTGCTGAGCGCGAGGAGGTGCTGCGCGTCAGCGTGACACTCGACTACGAGCAGGCGCGGCCCGCTATCACGACCCACTATCCCATCAAGGAGACCTCGCCCTTTGCTGCTCAGCTCGCTCAGGCCATCGAAGATGGCTACAAACGCCTGCTGGCTCCCGCGATGGAGCGCGAGGTGCGCGTTGAGCTGACGCGCAAGGCCGAAGAGCATGCCATCGGGATCTTCGCAGCCAACCTGCGCCATCTGCTGCTGCAGCCGCCACTGCGTGGTTACAGGGTACTGGGTATTGACCCTGGCTATCGCACTGGCTGCAAGCTGGCCGTGGTCGACGAGACCGGCAAATACCTGACCTCGGATACGATCTATCTTCATCAGGAGGAGAAAGCCAGACAGACGCTGCGCCGCCTGATCGCAGAGTACGAGCTGAAGGTCATTGCCATAGGCAATGGCACAGCCTCACGCGAGACAGAGCAGCTGGTAGCGGGCTTGATTCGCCAGCTAGAAGAAGAGACAGGCCGCCGTGGTGAGATCGGCTATGTGATCGTGAACGAGGCCGGCGCCTCGGTCTATTCGGCTTCCGAGATCGCGCGCCAGGAGTTCCCCACGCTGGACGCGACTCAGCGCGGTACCATTTCAATCGCGCGCCGCCTCCAGGACCCGCTGGCGGAGCTGGTCAAGATCGATCCACGCGCGTTGGGCGTTGGTCTCTATCAGCATGACGTTGACCAGAAGGCTCTGGCCGAGATGCTGGAGCGGGTCGTGGTCTCCTGCGTCAACTTCGCCGGCGTCGACCTCAATTCGGCCTCGGCGGCCCTCCTCAAGCATGTCGCTGGCATTAACAGCCGCGTCGCCACTGCAATTGTCAAATACCGCGAGGAGCACGGTCCGTTCCGCTCGCGCGACGAGCTGCTCAAGGTTCCTGGTCTGGGACCGGCCACCTTTACCCAGGCCGCTGGATTCCTCAAAATCGCTAACGGCGTTGAAATGCTTGACAATACCTTTATTCATCCTGAGAGCTATTCGGCGGCCCGTGCCTTGCTGGCGATGCTGCCCGAAGGCTCTGATGGAGGACTCAAGCCGGCGGAGCGTGTCGCCCAATTCCGCCGCCTGGTCAAGCTCCAAAGCACATTGGGCCGCAGTCGGCGACGACATGGCCAGGATGGGGAGCTGGATGGCGAACAGGCTGCCTGGGCCGACATTGCGCGCAAGATCGGCGTAGGGCTGCCGACGCTACTAGATATCTTAGAGAATCTAGAGAAGCCGGGCCTTGATCCACGCGATGAACTCCCTCCTCCCATTCTGCGCCACGACGTCCTGAAGCTGGAGGATCTCAAGCCGGGCATGGTCCTTCAAGGCACCGTGCGCAATGTAGTCGACTTCGGCGCTTTTGTGGACATTGGGGTCAAGCGCGATGGCCTGGTCCATATTTCAGAGCTGGCAGATCGCTATGTGCGTGATCCTCTGGCCGTAGTGGCCGTCGGGCAGGTGGTGCAGGTGCGTGTCCTGGCCGTCGATCTGCAGCGCGAGCAGATCCAGCTCAGCATGCGCGGTCTGGGCGGCAGCGGGCGCTAG
- a CDS encoding quinone oxidoreductase family protein, whose protein sequence is MKAIRIYETGGPEVLRLEEIETPQPRQGEVLIKVAAAGVNYADLAQRQGTYLTRTRTPTTLGVEVAGTVVALGEGVTAPSPGTRVAAFATGGYAEYATARAETVFPIPETLDFVRAAALPVQGVTAYQLLHDSARLQAGESVLVHAAAGGVGTFAVQLAHLLGAGQVIGTASSEAKLEYIRRLGADQAINYSQENWTEQVKQATGGRGVDVLLEMVGGSIAEQNLRCLAPFGRMVVYGAASGQIVQFSGIQLMYKNQAIIGYWLSAWLSRPQQVAFAMQELTRYLAAGQLTISVGQTFPLEEAANAHRAIAERRTTGKVVLTVEPL, encoded by the coding sequence ATGAAAGCAATCCGCATCTACGAAACTGGCGGACCAGAGGTCTTGCGTTTAGAGGAGATCGAGACGCCGCAGCCGCGGCAGGGCGAAGTGTTGATCAAGGTGGCAGCTGCCGGGGTGAATTATGCCGATCTGGCTCAGCGTCAGGGTACCTATCTGACGCGCACACGCACACCGACCACGCTCGGCGTCGAGGTTGCTGGCACAGTGGTGGCCCTGGGCGAGGGCGTCACCGCTCCCTCCCCGGGCACGCGCGTGGCGGCCTTTGCCACCGGCGGCTACGCTGAATATGCCACTGCCAGGGCAGAGACGGTCTTTCCGATCCCGGAGACCCTCGATTTTGTGCGGGCCGCTGCCCTGCCCGTCCAGGGGGTGACCGCTTATCAGCTTCTGCACGACTCAGCTCGCCTGCAAGCGGGTGAAAGCGTGCTGGTGCATGCCGCTGCGGGAGGCGTAGGCACGTTTGCCGTGCAGCTTGCCCATCTGCTAGGAGCAGGCCAGGTCATTGGCACGGCGAGCAGCGAGGCCAAACTGGAGTATATTCGGCGCCTGGGAGCCGATCAGGCCATCAACTACAGCCAGGAGAACTGGACGGAGCAGGTCAAGCAGGCCACTGGCGGGCGCGGCGTCGATGTGCTGCTTGAGATGGTCGGTGGCTCGATTGCGGAGCAGAACCTGCGTTGTCTGGCCCCTTTCGGTCGAATGGTTGTCTATGGGGCTGCCAGCGGACAGATCGTTCAGTTCAGCGGTATCCAGCTGATGTATAAAAACCAGGCGATCATCGGCTACTGGCTGAGTGCCTGGCTCAGCCGTCCGCAGCAGGTGGCTTTCGCGATGCAGGAGCTGACTCGCTACCTGGCCGCTGGTCAGCTGACAATCTCTGTCGGGCAGACCTTCCCCCTTGAAGAAGCAGCTAACGCCCACCGGGCCATTGCGGAGCGACGTACTACTGGGAAAGTCGTCCTGACAGTAGAACCTCTGTAA
- a CDS encoding AAA family ATPase → MDAFQFGQWFSKRRRLCGWYSQRALIETIRKDPALRTLGISEDFLARLEAGHLHYPFRGKTRQRVLALATLLCRTPRDVQLYQRAAGLHDLSPQETELLATLTEQLGEPSSPGLVLLPPRPTHLIGRQRELQQLLHALRDEGPGIYIISGMPGVGKSALAAELAHLLATDANRYRRCFPDGIVALSARGCQGLPGLRTLLQRLLALLSMGQRQPEQASGALALPPELTPAQTNCSEAEMTALLDQVRTRLAGKRALLLLDDLDSPFPLRQAAEVLLTCSSHQGERLSASCEYLTGSSMLVISRIVPSATALPTHHYHLEPLAPADALSLFLTLLGRRTSALSASELQAAEQICEAVGGLPRAIELAATAVGAGVSCELLAERLSLHPLDALLDSEGELRRLLAEALDTLPQETRELLLQLVPLMARPFSLAEAADWQQRCTGTSPGVGGESPPGQTFIAEPASSLQRTLASTAAHLARLVRSSLLDLHLEMESRAGGSDGVQEQRYRVHPLLRAYVQEEQQRQQAALLTFATEQQHNIPALKRRQAELLLTLSQVYQSGQDRIFLQLLQALLGLLAHVPLSESEPLLLRGLEISQRSGDLFSLASFLQRLGALHFYRGHLQQAHQRFEESLQVAQQALQPGQPLPAFKQGSHPRSYLARSRFYQAALASSEGDLALAQRYINIFLRICQECGDVRGTIEALKLQGRYAYRQSRQQEARQALRHARHLSISQEQQLTLPYDRALRLEIQLLLCHTQGDQSGARTTLEQLIALASDYLDPYFVPALVLDEADFAWRQGAWEQAHLYALRAIQEADRLGASFLYQKGLTLLQRLTGDETRLGLATRPTRPLQQGD, encoded by the coding sequence ATGGACGCCTTCCAGTTCGGTCAATGGTTTAGCAAACGACGGCGCCTCTGCGGCTGGTACAGCCAGCGTGCCTTGATCGAGACGATCCGCAAGGACCCGGCGCTGCGCACCCTCGGCATCTCTGAGGATTTTCTGGCGCGGCTGGAGGCCGGCCATCTCCACTATCCTTTCCGCGGGAAGACCAGGCAGCGCGTTCTTGCCCTGGCCACCCTGCTCTGCCGGACGCCGCGCGATGTGCAGCTCTATCAGCGGGCCGCCGGCCTGCACGATCTCAGTCCCCAGGAAACGGAGCTGCTTGCCACCCTCACCGAGCAGTTGGGCGAACCTTCCTCACCGGGCCTCGTGTTGCTTCCTCCCCGCCCTACCCATCTGATTGGCCGCCAGCGCGAGCTGCAGCAGCTTCTCCATGCTCTCCGCGATGAGGGGCCAGGCATCTATATCATCAGCGGTATGCCCGGCGTCGGTAAGAGTGCCCTCGCCGCCGAGCTGGCCCATTTACTGGCCACCGATGCCAATCGCTACCGGCGCTGCTTCCCCGATGGCATTGTGGCCCTGAGCGCGCGGGGTTGCCAGGGCTTGCCCGGCCTGCGCACCCTGCTGCAGCGCCTGCTCGCTCTCCTCAGCATGGGTCAGCGCCAGCCAGAGCAGGCCAGCGGGGCGCTCGCACTTCCCCCAGAACTGACGCCGGCTCAGACCAACTGTTCCGAGGCCGAAATGACCGCTCTGCTCGACCAGGTGCGCACACGACTCGCAGGGAAACGCGCTTTGCTCTTGCTGGATGATTTGGACTCGCCTTTCCCATTGCGGCAGGCCGCCGAGGTCCTGCTGACCTGCAGTAGCCATCAGGGGGAGCGCCTGAGCGCGAGCTGCGAGTATCTCACCGGCAGCAGCATGTTGGTCATCAGCCGTATCGTGCCGTCCGCTACTGCTTTGCCCACCCATCACTACCATCTGGAGCCGCTGGCTCCGGCGGATGCCCTTTCCCTCTTCTTGACCCTCCTGGGTCGCAGAACCTCGGCCTTAAGTGCCAGCGAGCTGCAGGCTGCAGAGCAGATTTGCGAGGCTGTCGGCGGCCTCCCCCGCGCCATCGAACTGGCCGCTACGGCGGTCGGCGCCGGGGTCTCCTGCGAGCTACTGGCGGAGCGCCTCTCACTCCATCCGCTTGACGCCCTGCTGGATAGCGAGGGTGAGCTACGTCGCCTGCTCGCCGAGGCGCTGGACACGTTGCCCCAGGAGACGAGAGAGCTGCTGCTGCAGCTTGTTCCGCTGATGGCCAGACCCTTTAGTCTAGCTGAGGCAGCTGACTGGCAACAGCGCTGTACTGGCACGAGTCCGGGTGTGGGCGGTGAGTCCCCGCCTGGTCAGACGTTCATCGCCGAGCCTGCCAGTTCACTCCAACGCACACTGGCCAGCACTGCCGCCCACCTGGCGCGTCTGGTGCGCAGCTCGCTGCTCGACCTCCATCTAGAGATGGAGAGCAGAGCAGGCGGCAGCGACGGAGTCCAAGAACAACGCTATCGCGTCCATCCCCTGCTGCGCGCCTATGTCCAGGAAGAGCAGCAGCGTCAGCAGGCCGCCTTGCTGACCTTCGCCACTGAGCAGCAACACAACATCCCGGCCCTGAAGAGACGCCAGGCCGAGCTGCTTCTGACCCTTTCTCAGGTGTACCAGAGTGGTCAGGATAGGATCTTTCTCCAGCTGCTGCAGGCTCTGCTTGGTCTGCTCGCGCATGTTCCCCTGAGCGAGAGCGAGCCGCTCCTGCTGCGCGGCCTGGAGATCAGCCAGCGCTCAGGAGACCTGTTCTCGCTCGCCAGCTTCCTCCAACGTCTGGGCGCTCTCCACTTCTATCGCGGCCATTTGCAGCAGGCCCATCAGCGCTTCGAAGAGAGCCTCCAGGTGGCCCAGCAAGCGCTACAGCCGGGGCAGCCACTGCCCGCCTTCAAGCAGGGCAGCCATCCCCGGAGCTATCTGGCCCGTTCCCGCTTTTATCAGGCCGCCCTGGCCAGCAGCGAAGGAGATCTGGCACTTGCACAGCGTTATATTAATATTTTTCTCCGCATCTGCCAGGAGTGCGGCGACGTGCGCGGCACGATTGAAGCACTGAAGCTGCAGGGACGCTATGCCTATCGTCAGAGCCGTCAGCAAGAGGCCAGGCAGGCGCTGCGCCACGCCAGGCATCTCTCGATCTCTCAGGAGCAGCAACTCACCCTTCCCTATGATCGGGCACTGCGCCTGGAGATCCAGCTTCTGCTCTGCCACACGCAAGGCGACCAGAGCGGGGCGCGGACCACACTTGAGCAGCTGATTGCCCTGGCCAGCGATTACCTTGACCCCTACTTTGTTCCGGCGCTGGTCCTCGATGAGGCCGACTTTGCCTGGCGACAGGGGGCCTGGGAGCAGGCGCATCTCTATGCTCTGCGTGCCATCCAGGAGGCTGACCGCCTCGGGGCTAGCTTTCTCTACCAGAAGGGCCTGACCCTGCTCCAACGTCTTACCGGCGACGAAACACGGCTGGGGCTGGCCACCAGACCGACGCGCCCGCTTCAACAGGGCGATTAA
- the ftsH gene encoding ATP-dependent zinc metalloprotease FtsH, with protein MEEKGGRHARWWQRAWRRNGVRSRRSNRLKWLSWIQARRSGLLTGALVLALVLLLFGLASQLQPPLTSTAPSGVTVLSYSAFVNQVKAGKVLAVVLQDRSMYGLLASTSTPAGQPPSSQALATEMRAWSRSISASANYSGWASAQTQAQTFNPARQLYTRLPAEGDPQLMPLLYEKHVFVTILSPTSNPLWLQLLWRLLPIVVIGLVLTLMTFSLRNPRPLRALDERIARMSRSRARRFEKQPGPAERKTEGQDRGSNGGSLAEVSGGGSNGLAGRMGQARVKTAPPVTFADVAGIDEVRSELEEIVEFLRAPERFKRLGARIPRGALLVGPPGTGKTLLAKAVAGEAGVPFFSISASEFVEMFVGVGASRVRDLFAEARKSAPCVIFIDEIDAVGRKRGARVFSNEERDQTLNQLLVELDGFNEREAVIVLAATNRVDILDRALLRPGRFDRTITVSLPDRAGRQAILAVHTRRTPLHEDVDLERLARLTTGMSGADLANLVNEAALIAARRDLETVTQTCFEEALARVQLGILRPLVMSERERRVIAYHEGGHALVAYHLPEADRVNCVTILPRGQSLGVTQFVSEEDRYNYSRERLMARIAVGLGGRVAEELIFGSDHVTTGAENDLQVVTDLARRMVTRWGMSEQVGVIFADYGAEEVSPALSAVSARATGAALALEVSPLGSTSASAHLLPAHATTATLARMQAAGTGLGRGFGAISTSLAALIDAEVQRILSEGRELARSILSTHCDQLHRLAGALLEREHLNRAEFEALLQEAEV; from the coding sequence ATGGAAGAAAAGGGTGGTCGCCATGCGCGCTGGTGGCAACGGGCATGGCGGCGCAATGGTGTGAGGAGTAGGAGAAGCAATCGGCTGAAATGGCTGTCATGGATACAGGCGCGGCGCAGCGGGCTGTTGACGGGGGCCCTTGTGCTGGCTTTAGTCCTGCTGCTCTTTGGCTTGGCCAGCCAGCTCCAGCCGCCGCTGACCAGCACGGCGCCGAGCGGCGTGACAGTGCTGAGCTATAGCGCTTTTGTGAACCAGGTCAAGGCGGGCAAGGTGCTGGCGGTGGTGCTGCAGGACCGCTCGATGTATGGCTTGCTGGCCTCTACTTCGACGCCTGCCGGGCAGCCGCCTTCCTCGCAAGCCCTGGCTACCGAGATGAGGGCCTGGAGCCGCTCGATCAGCGCCAGCGCCAATTATTCGGGGTGGGCCAGTGCCCAGACACAGGCGCAGACCTTCAATCCGGCCCGGCAGCTCTATACGCGCCTGCCTGCCGAGGGAGATCCACAGCTCATGCCTCTTCTGTATGAAAAACATGTTTTCGTGACGATATTGTCCCCGACCTCTAATCCTTTGTGGTTGCAGCTGCTCTGGCGCCTGCTGCCCATTGTGGTCATTGGCCTGGTTCTCACCCTGATGACTTTCTCGCTGCGCAATCCGCGTCCGCTGCGTGCTCTAGACGAGCGCATCGCGCGTATGAGTCGGAGCCGGGCGCGCCGCTTCGAGAAGCAGCCGGGCCCGGCGGAGCGCAAGACGGAAGGCCAGGACCGGGGGAGCAATGGCGGTTCGCTGGCCGAGGTCAGCGGTGGAGGAAGCAATGGCCTGGCGGGGCGCATGGGGCAGGCGCGTGTGAAAACGGCTCCCCCGGTAACCTTTGCCGATGTCGCTGGCATCGATGAGGTACGTTCTGAGCTAGAAGAGATTGTCGAGTTCCTACGCGCGCCGGAGCGTTTCAAGCGCCTGGGGGCTCGCATCCCGCGGGGCGCCCTCCTGGTTGGGCCACCGGGGACGGGCAAAACCCTGCTTGCAAAAGCGGTCGCGGGCGAGGCCGGTGTGCCTTTCTTCAGCATCAGTGCCTCGGAATTTGTGGAGATGTTTGTTGGCGTCGGTGCCAGTCGGGTGCGCGATCTCTTTGCCGAGGCCCGCAAGTCGGCTCCGTGTGTCATCTTTATTGATGAGATTGATGCTGTAGGGCGCAAGCGAGGGGCGCGTGTCTTCAGCAATGAGGAGCGCGATCAGACCCTCAACCAGTTGCTGGTTGAGCTGGATGGTTTTAACGAGCGTGAAGCGGTGATCGTGCTGGCGGCCACCAACCGGGTCGATATCCTGGATCGCGCCTTGCTGCGCCCGGGGCGTTTCGACCGCACCATTACGGTCTCCCTCCCCGATCGAGCCGGGCGGCAGGCCATTCTGGCGGTCCATACCCGTCGAACGCCGCTGCATGAAGATGTCGATCTGGAACGCCTGGCGCGTCTGACGACAGGTATGAGTGGGGCTGATCTGGCCAATCTGGTCAATGAAGCGGCCCTGATTGCGGCGCGCCGCGACCTGGAGACAGTGACGCAGACCTGTTTTGAAGAAGCGCTGGCCCGCGTCCAGCTCGGCATTCTGCGTCCGCTAGTGATGAGCGAGCGGGAGCGGCGCGTGATCGCCTATCATGAAGGGGGCCATGCCCTGGTCGCCTACCACTTGCCGGAGGCGGACCGCGTAAATTGCGTAACGATTCTGCCGCGGGGTCAGAGCCTGGGCGTAACTCAGTTCGTCTCCGAAGAGGATCGCTATAACTATAGCCGTGAGCGGCTGATGGCGCGCATCGCCGTTGGTCTGGGAGGGCGGGTCGCTGAGGAGCTGATCTTTGGTTCCGATCATGTGACGACGGGCGCTGAGAACGACCTGCAGGTGGTGACTGATCTGGCGCGCCGCATGGTCACCCGCTGGGGGATGAGCGAGCAGGTAGGAGTGATCTTCGCCGATTACGGCGCCGAGGAGGTCAGTCCCGCCCTGTCGGCGGTCTCCGCACGAGCGACGGGGGCGGCGCTGGCCCTGGAGGTCTCCCCGTTAGGATCGACTTCGGCCAGTGCTCATCTGCTGCCGGCTCATGCTACAACAGCGACCCTGGCGCGCATGCAGGCCGCAGGGACCGGCCTGGGGCGTGGCTTCGGCGCGATCAGCACCTCGCTGGCTGCTCTCATCGATGCCGAGGTGCAGCGCATTCTGAGCGAGGGCCGCGAGCTGGCTCGCTCGATCTTGAGCACGCATTGTGATCAGCTGCATCGGCTGGCCGGGGCGCTGCTAGAGCGGGAGCATCTCAATCGTGCAGAGTTTGAGGCCCTGCTACAGGAGGCGGAGGTCTAG